In Canis lupus dingo isolate Sandy chromosome 1, ASM325472v2, whole genome shotgun sequence, a single genomic region encodes these proteins:
- the FOXB2 gene encoding forkhead box protein B2, whose translation MPRPGKSSYSDQKPPYSYISLTAMAIQHSAEKMLPLSDIYKFIMERFPYYREHTQRWQNSLRHNLSFNDCFIKIPRRPDQPGKGSFWALHPDCGDMFENGSFLRRRKRFKVLRAEHTHLHAGSTKGAPGAGPGGHLHPHHPHHPHHPHHHHHHHHAAAHHHHHHPPQPAPPPPPPHMVHYFHQQPPPAPQPPPHLSSQPPQPPPQQSQPQPPSHPGKMQEAAAVAAAAAAAAAAAVGSVGRLSQFPPYGLGSAAAAAAAAAASTSGFKHPFAIENIISRDYKGVLQAGGLPLASVMHHLGYPVPGQLGNVVSSVWPHVGVMDSVAAAAAAAAAAAGVPVGPEYGAFGVPVKALCHSASQSLPAVPVPIKPTPSLPPVAALPPTLTVSAAAQQQPAPSTVCPAAAASPAASLLEPAAPGAAQSKGSSLHSVLVHS comes from the coding sequence atGCCGCGGCCGGGGAAGAGCTCGTACAGCGACCAAAAGCCGCCCTACTCGTACATCTCGCTGACCGCCATGGCCATCCAGCACTCGGCCGAGAAGATGCTGCCGCTGAGCGACATCTACAAGTTCATCATGGAGCGCTTCCCCTACTACCGCGAGCACACGCAGCGTTGGCAGAACAGCCTGCGCCACAACCTCTCCTTCAACGACTGCTTCATCAAGATCCCGCGGCGGCCGGACCAGCCCGGCAAGGGCAGCTTCTGGGCGCTGCATCCCGACTGCGGCGACATGTTCGAGAACGGCAGCTTCCTGCGGCGCCGCAAGCGCTTCAAGGTGCTGCGCGCGGAACACACTCACCTGCACGCGGGAAGCACCAAGGGCGCGCCGGGCGCGGGGCCCGGAGGGCACCTTCACCCGCACCACCCGCACCACCCGCACCAcccgcaccaccaccaccaccaccaccacgcgGCCgcgcaccaccaccaccaccacccgccgcagcccgcgccgcccccgccgccgccgcacaTGGTGCATTATTTCCATCAGCAGcctcctcccgccccgcagccgccgccgcacCTCTCGTCGCAGCCCCCGCAGCCGCCGCCCCAGCAGTCGCAGCCGCAGCCGCCGTCCCACCCGGGCAAGATGCAGgaggcggcggcggtggcggcggcggcggcggccgcggcggcggcggcggtgggcAGCGTGGGGCGCCTGTCGCAGTTCCCGCCCTACGGGTTGGGCTcggcggccgccgccgccgccgccgccgcggcgtCCACGTCGGGCTTCAAGCACCCGTTCGCCATCGAGAACATCATCAGCCGAGACTACAAGGGCGTGCTGCAGGCCGGCGGGCTGCCCTTGGCGTCCGTCATGCACCACCTGGGCTACCCCGTGCCCGGCCAGCTTGGCAACGTCGTCAGCTCCGTGTGGCCGCACGTGGGCGTCATGGATTCGgtggccgcggccgccgccgccgccgccgccgccgcgggggtCCCCGTGGGCCCGGAGTATGGGGCCTTCGGGGTGCCGGTCAAGGCCCTGTGCCACTCGGCAAGCCAGAGCCTGCCTGCCGTGCCGGTGCCCATCAAGCCCACGCCCTCGCTGCCGCCGGTGGCCGCGCTGCCTCCGACGCTCACGGTGTCCGCGGCCGCGCAGCAGCAGCCCGCGCCGTCCACCGTGTGCCCGGCCGCTGCGGCCTCGCCAGCCGCCTCCCTGCTGGAGCCCGCCGCCCCCGGTGCGGCCCAGAGCAAGGGCAGCTCCCTGCACTCGGTGCTGGTGCACTCCTAG